Proteins co-encoded in one Bacteroidota bacterium genomic window:
- the mutS gene encoding DNA mismatch repair protein MutS — protein sequence MAKAGDKETPLMKQYNSIKVKYPDAILLFRVGDFYETFGDDAVKTAKVLGIVLTKRANGSASHIELAGFPHHSLDSYLPKLVRAGYRVAICDQLEDPKMTKTIVKRGITELVTPGVSFNDKVLDHQKNNFLASIHLDKDKAGVSFLDISTGEFLVGQGSTTYVERLIQNFKPNEILFEKNKRNDLQELIGDRFYIFGLDDWAFTYDYGYESLIKQFETTSLKGFGIEDYSLAIVSCGALLHYLNETKHDKLKHITKVSRLDEEQYVWLDKFTIRNLELFASNNENGKSLIDVIDKTVTPMGSRLLKRWLALPLKSVEQINERHEAVNYFVQHNELRLKINLLLKEVGDLERLISKVAATRVNPRELVQLKRSLNIIEQLKLEMSVVEPASLKKIADQLNACALIKDKLEREINEEAPVNILKGDVIKAGVNAELDELRSIAYSGKDYLIQIQQRESANTGIPSLKISYNNVFGYYLEVTNAHKDKVPQEWIRKQTLTNAERYITPELKNYEEKILGAEEKITALEQQLFEAVIRDVSDYIVPIQLNAGLVARLDVLSSFAALAIENNYVMPQVNEGYAIKITEGRHPVIEKQLPVDKEYVSNSVYLDNEEQQVMMITGPNMSGKSALLRQTALIVLLAQIGAFVPAEAAELGIIDKIFTRVGATDNISSGESTFMVEMNETASILNNITARSLVLLDEIGRGTSTYDGISIAWAIAEYLHNQPANRAKTLFATHYHELNEMTNYFPRIKNFNVSVKEINNKIIFLRKLAEGGSEHSFGIHVARMAGMPKVVIERANQVLKQLEKEHEMELVPLDGETEDIQVKSNGRKKVIPDDEMQLSFFKLDDPVLEQIKADILKTDINTLTPVEALLKLNEIKKLVGG from the coding sequence ATGGCAAAAGCAGGCGACAAAGAAACCCCCCTCATGAAACAATATAACAGCATCAAGGTGAAATACCCGGATGCCATATTGTTATTTAGAGTGGGCGATTTTTATGAAACATTTGGAGATGATGCCGTTAAAACCGCAAAGGTTTTAGGTATAGTATTAACAAAGCGGGCAAACGGTTCGGCATCGCATATTGAGTTGGCCGGATTTCCGCATCACTCCCTCGATTCTTATTTGCCCAAGTTAGTAAGAGCAGGTTATCGCGTAGCTATTTGTGATCAACTCGAAGATCCAAAAATGACGAAAACCATTGTGAAGCGTGGCATCACCGAATTAGTTACGCCCGGTGTGAGCTTCAATGATAAAGTTTTAGATCATCAAAAAAATAATTTCTTAGCCAGTATACATTTAGACAAAGACAAAGCCGGGGTTTCATTCTTGGATATCAGTACCGGTGAATTTTTAGTCGGACAAGGCAGCACGACCTATGTAGAAAGATTGATTCAGAACTTTAAGCCTAATGAGATTTTATTTGAGAAAAATAAGAGAAACGATTTACAAGAATTAATCGGCGACCGCTTTTATATTTTCGGATTAGATGATTGGGCTTTTACATACGATTACGGTTATGAAAGTTTAATTAAGCAGTTTGAAACAACATCTTTAAAAGGATTTGGAATTGAAGATTACAGTCTGGCAATTGTGAGTTGTGGAGCTTTACTTCATTACTTAAACGAAACCAAACACGACAAATTAAAGCACATTACTAAAGTTAGTCGTCTTGATGAGGAGCAATATGTGTGGTTGGATAAATTCACCATTCGCAACCTCGAATTATTTGCTTCCAATAACGAGAACGGAAAAAGTTTAATTGACGTGATTGATAAAACAGTAACCCCAATGGGGTCTCGTTTATTAAAGCGATGGCTAGCATTGCCACTTAAATCTGTTGAGCAAATAAATGAGCGACATGAAGCCGTGAATTATTTTGTGCAACATAATGAACTGCGATTAAAAATCAATTTATTATTAAAGGAAGTAGGCGATTTAGAGCGATTGATTTCTAAAGTAGCAGCAACACGTGTTAATCCGCGTGAGTTAGTTCAGTTAAAGCGATCACTCAACATCATTGAGCAATTAAAACTAGAGATGAGTGTGGTGGAACCTGCATCCCTTAAAAAAATCGCCGATCAATTAAACGCCTGCGCTTTAATAAAGGATAAGTTAGAAAGAGAAATAAACGAAGAAGCGCCGGTAAACATCTTAAAGGGCGATGTGATTAAAGCCGGTGTAAACGCAGAACTTGATGAGTTAAGAAGTATTGCTTATTCAGGAAAAGATTATTTAATACAAATACAGCAAAGAGAAAGCGCCAACACCGGAATTCCGAGTTTAAAAATTTCTTACAACAACGTGTTTGGTTATTATTTGGAAGTAACCAATGCGCATAAAGATAAAGTGCCGCAAGAATGGATACGCAAACAAACTTTAACCAATGCGGAGCGTTACATTACTCCTGAGTTAAAAAATTACGAGGAGAAAATTTTAGGCGCCGAAGAAAAAATTACAGCCTTAGAGCAACAATTATTTGAAGCGGTGATTCGTGATGTATCCGATTACATTGTGCCTATTCAATTAAACGCCGGACTCGTAGCTAGATTAGATGTATTAAGTTCATTTGCAGCTTTAGCGATTGAAAATAATTATGTGATGCCGCAAGTTAACGAGGGTTATGCCATTAAAATTACGGAAGGGCGCCATCCTGTCATTGAAAAACAATTGCCGGTTGACAAAGAATATGTTAGCAATTCGGTTTATCTGGATAATGAAGAGCAGCAAGTGATGATGATTACCGGTCCGAATATGAGTGGTAAATCAGCCTTGTTACGACAAACGGCACTCATTGTTTTATTAGCGCAAATTGGCGCTTTTGTTCCGGCTGAAGCTGCTGAGTTAGGAATCATCGATAAAATTTTTACACGTGTTGGAGCTACCGATAATATTTCATCCGGCGAATCCACCTTCATGGTAGAGATGAATGAAACGGCCAGCATCTTAAATAATATTACGGCGCGAAGTTTAGTGTTGTTAGATGAGATTGGAAGAGGAACATCAACGTATGACGGAATTTCCATCGCATGGGCAATTGCTGAATACTTACACAATCAACCGGCGAACAGAGCCAAAACATTATTTGCTACGCATTATCATGAATTGAATGAAATGACAAATTATTTCCCGCGCATCAAGAACTTTAATGTGAGCGTGAAGGAAATCAACAATAAAATTATTTTCCTTCGTAAGTTGGCAGAAGGGGGAAGCGAGCATAGTTTTGGTATACATGTAGCGCGTATGGCAGGAATGCCAAAAGTAGTTATTGAGAGAGCCAATCAAGTACTAAAACAATTAGAGAAAGAGCACGAAATGGAATTAGTGCCATTGGATGGAGAGACGGAAGATATACAGGTGAAAAGTAACGGACGAAAGAAAGTAATACCGGATGATGAAATGCAATTGAGCTTTTTCAAGTTAGATGATCCTGTTTTGGAGCAAATAAAAGCAGACATTTTAAAAACGGATATTAATACCTTGACACCTGTAGAGGCCCTGTTGAAGTTAAATGAGATAAAGAAGTTAGTTGGGGGATGA
- a CDS encoding gliding motility-associated C-terminal domain-containing protein, whose protein sequence is MKKKSIVKKLAFLLVALVLSATNANAQFEHPNVAPNYIFSADSIKGFDENAASAAILADDYVGDEYKVMMYYMKRDFVKAKYNLKTVEPIAPSTAKGGSPNSIAVANCVNEDFEEAGLVSAVPGTINVTLPTAINGWTVNSGSNTGANASCVYKTMTGNPNAVWVMSGGSTGLIDPVIGASYPIYSVYGNTTTSYPAATTLNGFQCFGDWFIKMNNNTGGYTAHRLKKNINVTPNNALFQFAFIAVLQSSHCCCTSGGFSIKVQLGCAPATTTLLGCPQFTATAPQTAGCPGGAMACSSPSVGNTVTYLPAATAGVSYNRWKQNTLDLTSYIGQCVTIEVEAFDCNAGGHYGYIYFDAQCSPMAIIGNGTSFPAGTPNITLPTCGTGNTATITAPPGVGPYLWAGPDPLVNGSTAQTVTTSVTGMYTLTMNPPGACLPIVRTVSVVISPAPNLAVSSQTQVSCTSTVNGLSLIMGSGSPNTSATPNYTVSFAPAMPTATVGQSATTGTYTGFPAGTTTVTITDMAGCIATQTVNFQAAPPIGSFSISAPSGTIIGCNPPSISLNAINTGTLTNMTYTWVSTTTGTATGSTWTGGAPSGTNVLTVIGADLGAGSCPTTQTIAIVQNTAVPTVSVNPITGNLTCNGAPATFTATSSTTVNIVGQWFAPPGVPVGGLSSTPLVGAFNAPGTYTVVFTNVANGCSNSQTVSVTSNSTIPTMSVTANLGYTITCSVPCVSLAIASSSTIAPISYSWTNVTTSVTTTPVNGGYSVCVPGTYVAGFKDGLGCTVTQTVNVMIDTARIFPTAITNLPSNSYTLTCTNNTLLATAISNPQLAANNYSWTVPPNLTTFTNQVVVNLSNITSSTSPTNYTVLATNPANGCVGRQRVQFYKDIFVPRYNAVFTPSAITCANSCVQLSPQLATGTSTIPITFTFTSPAPTFTNNIPGSTFCAPGTYTMDYTNSLNGCSSVTTCVVPLNVTFPSTVALAPVQIPCGQTTTIVTAGTTTTSNTYTYSWTPPENAGMGSPNGYSTTVNAPGVYEVVITNTVNGCSTTNSILVTSGSLDVSMTPNPASGYAPLNVGFSNTTPFTSSSGTMTTTWNYGNGITVSTTSLANTYTGSATPYPGGSNQYQTAGTYTVLLVMAQNVGTVSCVGTATALVVVDLPSELTVPNVFTPNGDGVNDSFTLLTTNLSEITFTVFDRWGVKMYDVKSESGNVSWDGKNFGGKEVPVGTYFYILKAKGADGKDYEDKGSISVYR, encoded by the coding sequence ATGAAGAAAAAATCAATTGTTAAAAAGTTAGCCTTTCTGTTAGTTGCTCTGGTTTTAAGCGCAACTAATGCGAATGCACAGTTCGAGCATCCTAACGTTGCCCCAAATTACATTTTCTCTGCTGACTCAATCAAAGGGTTTGATGAGAATGCTGCCAGTGCAGCTATTTTGGCGGATGATTATGTGGGTGATGAGTACAAGGTAATGATGTATTACATGAAGCGTGACTTCGTGAAAGCGAAATACAATTTAAAAACAGTGGAACCTATTGCTCCTTCTACTGCAAAAGGTGGTAGCCCGAATTCAATTGCAGTTGCTAATTGTGTGAATGAAGATTTTGAAGAGGCAGGTTTGGTTTCAGCTGTTCCGGGTACAATTAATGTTACATTACCTACCGCAATTAATGGTTGGACAGTTAACTCGGGTTCTAACACGGGTGCCAATGCGTCTTGTGTATATAAGACTATGACCGGCAACCCGAATGCTGTTTGGGTGATGTCTGGAGGTTCAACTGGTTTGATTGACCCTGTTATTGGCGCATCCTATCCTATTTATTCAGTTTACGGTAATACCACCACTTCTTATCCTGCGGCAACAACTTTGAATGGTTTTCAATGTTTTGGAGATTGGTTTATTAAGATGAATAATAACACGGGTGGTTATACGGCGCATCGTTTAAAAAAGAACATCAATGTAACACCAAATAATGCATTATTCCAGTTTGCTTTTATAGCAGTATTACAAAGTTCTCACTGTTGTTGTACCAGTGGCGGTTTTTCAATTAAAGTGCAATTAGGATGTGCGCCCGCAACAACAACACTTTTAGGTTGTCCTCAGTTTACTGCTACAGCACCTCAAACCGCCGGTTGTCCAGGTGGAGCAATGGCTTGTAGTTCTCCTTCTGTAGGAAACACGGTTACTTATTTACCAGCCGCTACCGCGGGTGTTTCTTACAATCGTTGGAAGCAAAATACTTTAGATTTAACCTCTTATATTGGACAGTGCGTTACCATTGAAGTTGAAGCTTTTGACTGTAATGCAGGTGGACATTATGGTTACATTTATTTTGATGCTCAATGCTCTCCAATGGCAATTATCGGTAACGGTACCTCATTCCCTGCCGGTACACCAAACATTACATTACCAACTTGCGGTACGGGTAACACGGCTACGATTACAGCTCCTCCTGGTGTTGGTCCTTATCTTTGGGCCGGTCCGGATCCATTGGTAAATGGTTCAACTGCACAAACAGTAACAACATCTGTAACCGGAATGTACACCTTAACAATGAATCCTCCAGGTGCTTGTTTACCAATTGTTCGAACAGTGAGTGTAGTAATTTCACCTGCTCCAAACTTAGCGGTGTCTTCACAGACTCAAGTTTCGTGTACAAGTACGGTTAATGGCTTATCATTAATAATGGGAAGCGGATCACCCAACACATCAGCAACTCCAAATTATACGGTGAGTTTTGCGCCTGCAATGCCAACAGCCACTGTAGGTCAGTCGGCAACAACAGGAACTTATACGGGATTTCCTGCAGGCACAACAACTGTTACTATAACAGACATGGCTGGTTGTATTGCAACGCAAACAGTAAATTTCCAGGCAGCCCCTCCGATAGGATCATTCTCAATTAGCGCACCAAGTGGTACGATAATAGGTTGTAATCCACCGAGTATTTCTTTAAATGCGATTAATACGGGTACTTTAACCAATATGACGTATACTTGGGTAAGTACAACAACCGGTACAGCGACGGGCTCCACATGGACCGGCGGTGCACCAAGTGGTACAAACGTATTAACAGTGATTGGAGCCGATTTAGGCGCAGGTTCTTGTCCGACTACACAAACAATTGCGATTGTACAAAATACAGCAGTACCTACCGTTTCTGTAAACCCAATAACAGGCAACTTAACTTGTAATGGAGCACCTGCAACGTTTACGGCAACCTCTTCTACAACAGTAAATATCGTAGGTCAGTGGTTTGCACCTCCGGGAGTTCCTGTTGGAGGCCTATCAAGTACACCTTTGGTTGGAGCCTTTAATGCGCCGGGCACATATACGGTTGTATTTACTAACGTAGCAAACGGTTGCTCAAATTCTCAAACCGTATCAGTAACATCCAACTCAACAATTCCAACCATGTCGGTAACAGCTAACTTAGGTTATACTATTACATGCTCGGTTCCTTGTGTGAGTTTAGCAATTGCTTCAAGCTCTACAATAGCACCAATTTCTTATTCTTGGACAAATGTTACTACCAGTGTAACAACCACTCCTGTGAATGGTGGCTATTCAGTGTGTGTTCCCGGTACTTATGTTGCAGGATTTAAGGATGGTTTAGGCTGTACAGTTACACAAACCGTAAACGTTATGATAGATACGGCACGTATCTTCCCAACTGCTATTACTAATTTGCCAAGTAACAGTTACACCTTAACTTGTACAAACAATACATTGCTCGCAACGGCTATATCAAACCCTCAACTGGCAGCTAATAACTATAGCTGGACTGTTCCGCCAAACTTAACAACATTCACTAACCAGGTGGTTGTTAACTTATCGAACATTACTTCAAGTACTTCACCTACCAATTACACAGTATTAGCAACTAATCCTGCGAATGGTTGTGTGGGTCGACAAAGGGTACAGTTCTATAAGGATATATTTGTGCCACGCTATAACGCGGTGTTTACACCGAGTGCGATAACTTGTGCCAACTCTTGTGTTCAGCTATCACCTCAGTTAGCAACCGGAACGTCTACTATCCCAATTACATTTACATTTACTTCACCGGCTCCTACGTTTACAAATAACATTCCGGGTTCTACCTTCTGTGCACCTGGTACTTATACTATGGATTACACCAATAGCTTAAACGGATGTTCTTCAGTAACAACATGTGTGGTTCCGTTGAACGTAACATTCCCTTCAACTGTAGCTTTAGCGCCTGTACAAATACCTTGCGGACAAACCACAACGATTGTAACGGCCGGCACCACTACTACATCTAATACGTATACATATTCATGGACTCCTCCTGAAAATGCAGGTATGGGATCACCAAACGGTTACAGTACAACTGTAAACGCTCCGGGTGTATATGAAGTTGTTATTACAAATACAGTAAACGGGTGTTCTACGACTAACTCTATACTTGTTACTTCAGGTTCATTGGATGTAAGTATGACACCAAACCCTGCTTCAGGTTATGCTCCGTTAAATGTTGGTTTCTCTAATACAACTCCATTTACAAGTAGTTCAGGAACTATGACTACTACCTGGAACTACGGTAACGGTATTACAGTAAGCACAACAAGTTTAGCAAACACTTACACAGGTTCTGCAACTCCTTATCCTGGTGGTTCAAATCAATACCAAACCGCAGGAACTTACACAGTGTTGTTGGTAATGGCACAAAATGTTGGGACTGTATCTTGTGTTGGTACTGCAACAGCTCTTGTAGTAGTTGATTTACCATCAGAATTAACTGTACCAAACGTGTTTACTCCGAACGGTGACGGTGTTAATGATAGCTTCACATTATTAACAACCAATTTATCTGAGATTACTTTTACGGTATTCGATCGTTGGGGTGTTAAAATGTATGATGTAAAATCTGAAAGCGGAAACGTATCATGGGATGGTAAAAACTTCGGCGGTAAAGAAGTTCCTGTAGGTACTTACTTCTACATCCTGAAGGCGAAAGGCGCCGATGGTAAGGATTACGAAGATAAAGGATCTATTAGCGTATACCGTTAA
- the fabG gene encoding 3-oxoacyl-[acyl-carrier-protein] reductase — protein MKLLQNKVALITGATRGIGKGIALAFAQQGANVAFTYVSSEEKALALEKELTAYGIKAKGYKSDAGDFKAADQLVNDVVAEFGTVDVLVNNAGITRDTLLMRMSEQQWDEVINANLKSVFNLTKAVQRPMLKARSGSIINMSSVVGVKGNAGQANYAASKAGIIGFTKSVALELGSRNIRCNAIAPGFIETEMTGALDEKVVQQWRDSIPLKRGGSADDVANLTLFLASDMSGYITGQCINVCGGMLT, from the coding sequence ATGAAATTACTTCAAAATAAAGTAGCTCTTATTACAGGTGCTACGCGAGGAATCGGTAAAGGCATCGCTCTTGCTTTTGCCCAACAAGGCGCTAATGTTGCCTTTACTTATGTGAGTTCAGAAGAAAAAGCTCTGGCTCTTGAAAAAGAATTAACCGCATATGGCATTAAAGCGAAAGGTTACAAAAGCGATGCCGGTGATTTTAAAGCGGCCGATCAATTAGTAAATGATGTGGTTGCTGAATTTGGAACTGTCGATGTTTTAGTTAACAACGCCGGAATCACCCGCGACACTTTGTTAATGCGTATGAGCGAACAACAATGGGATGAAGTAATCAACGCTAATCTTAAATCTGTATTTAATTTAACAAAAGCTGTTCAACGCCCGATGCTTAAAGCGCGTAGCGGCTCTATCATAAATATGAGTTCGGTGGTGGGTGTAAAAGGAAACGCAGGACAAGCTAACTACGCTGCTTCAAAAGCAGGTATCATCGGCTTCACAAAGTCTGTTGCGCTTGAATTGGGTTCTCGTAACATTCGTTGCAACGCGATTGCACCCGGATTTATTGAAACTGAAATGACCGGTGCGCTGGATGAGAAAGTAGTACAACAATGGCGTGATAGTATCCCTCTTAAACGCGGAGGTTCTGCCGATGATGTGGCTAACCTTACTTTGTTTTTAGCCAGTGATATGAGCGGCTACATTACAGGACAGTGCATCAATGTTTGTGGTGGAATGCTTACTTAA
- the smpB gene encoding SsrA-binding protein SmpB, producing MSAKINNKVNIENRRAKFDYQFLEKLVAGLVLTGTEIKSIREGKAALVDSYCYFRNNELFIRNMHIAEYSEGTHYNHEPNRERKLLLSKPELNKMQKKLKDQGLTIVPIRLFISDSGYAKLEIALAKGKKEFDKRESIKERDVKREIMRKVR from the coding sequence GTGTCAGCTAAAATAAACAATAAGGTTAATATAGAAAACCGTCGCGCCAAGTTCGACTATCAGTTTTTAGAAAAGTTGGTGGCAGGTTTAGTATTAACCGGCACTGAGATTAAATCTATTCGCGAAGGTAAAGCAGCTCTGGTTGACAGTTATTGTTATTTCAGAAACAATGAGCTTTTTATCCGGAACATGCATATTGCCGAATATTCAGAGGGCACTCACTATAACCATGAACCTAATCGTGAAAGAAAGTTGTTGTTGAGTAAGCCTGAGCTGAATAAAATGCAAAAAAAATTAAAAGATCAGGGATTAACCATCGTTCCCATTCGATTATTTATTTCAGATAGTGGTTATGCAAAACTGGAAATAGCCCTTGCAAAAGGGAAAAAGGAATTTGATAAACGTGAAAGCATTAAAGAGAGAGATGTGAAGCGCGAAATTATGCGAAAGGTTCGTTAA
- a CDS encoding GNAT family N-acetyltransferase, whose protein sequence is MSNHSVQLSVAKTEDIPAIAKLAHTIWHQHYTSIIGTDQINYMLEMMYSYESLTEQMTQKGHVFYLIHEDERCIGFISVSKMENATHSYFIHKYYLLQELAGKGTGTAAFIELLKLLKPEELRLTVNRQNFKSINFYFKNGFKIEQVADFDIGNGYVMNDFVMVWRK, encoded by the coding sequence ATGTCAAACCACAGTGTACAATTATCAGTTGCGAAAACAGAAGACATTCCTGCTATTGCCAAACTCGCCCATACCATCTGGCATCAACATTACACGAGCATTATTGGTACCGACCAAATCAACTACATGCTGGAGATGATGTACAGCTATGAGAGTTTAACTGAACAAATGACACAAAAGGGACATGTGTTTTATTTAATTCATGAAGACGAACGCTGCATTGGTTTTATTTCGGTGAGTAAAATGGAAAATGCCACACACAGTTACTTCATTCATAAATATTACTTACTGCAAGAGTTAGCAGGAAAAGGAACTGGCACGGCGGCATTTATTGAATTACTAAAGCTACTCAAACCCGAAGAACTCCGTTTAACAGTGAACCGTCAGAATTTTAAATCCATCAATTTTTATTTTAAAAACGGATTTAAGATTGAACAAGTTGCCGATTTTGACATCGGCAACGGTTATGTGATGAATGATTTTGTGATGGTTTGGAGAAAGTAA
- a CDS encoding ABC-F family ATP-binding cassette domain-containing protein: MISVNGATVAFGGFTLFDNISFLINPKDRIGLAGRNGAGKSTMLKLLAGQQNPTKGEIAIPRECKIGYLPQDMTHQHGRTVFAETETAYQEVQMMQKRLDEINHQLETRTDYESDEYMKLIEDLTDINHRLDIVGAGNVEEEIEKILKGLGFDRKDLQRQTSEFSGGWRMRIELAKLLLQKPDVLLLDEPTNHLDIEAIQWLEEFMETFPGAVVLISHDKTFLDNVTNRTIEIVNQKIYDYKTNYSRYLVLRKERKEQQENAAKNQQKIIDQTEVLIDKYRAKANKASFAQSLIKKLDRMERVEVDEDDTAAMYFRFPPPAHSGKIVITAEHAGKEYGEKRIFSDANFIITKGERIGFVGRNGEGKSTMMKMIAKKVQHEGTVQLGHSVMMGYFEQDQEEKLDGDKTVFQTIDDLAVGDIRKRVRNLLGAFLFSGEDIDKKVKVLSGGERGRLALCKLLLEPYNLLLLDEPTNHLDIRSKEILKQALLDYEGTIVMVSHDRDFMKGMCTRLFEFRDGHVKEHLGGIEEFMELRKVERLNELDLDKKVAAVKKEAVVEKKQVVDSNEQEQKQIRNQIKKVESEIERLEAEIKKCDDKLSNTETYNQLVNDKTFFDNYNKLKTSLEAEMQKWEDLSAKLG; the protein is encoded by the coding sequence ATGATTTCGGTTAACGGCGCAACAGTAGCATTTGGTGGTTTCACTCTGTTCGATAATATTTCCTTTTTAATTAATCCTAAGGACCGTATTGGTTTGGCAGGAAGAAATGGCGCAGGTAAATCTACCATGCTTAAATTATTGGCAGGACAACAAAACCCTACCAAAGGTGAAATTGCTATTCCGCGTGAATGCAAAATCGGTTATTTACCGCAGGATATGACCCATCAACACGGACGTACTGTATTTGCCGAAACTGAAACAGCCTACCAGGAGGTTCAAATGATGCAAAAACGTTTGGACGAAATTAACCACCAATTGGAAACACGTACCGATTACGAAAGTGATGAGTACATGAAATTGATTGAGGACTTAACCGACATCAATCACCGATTGGATATTGTTGGCGCCGGAAATGTGGAAGAGGAGATTGAGAAAATTTTAAAAGGTTTGGGATTTGACCGTAAAGATTTGCAACGCCAGACCTCAGAGTTTAGCGGCGGTTGGCGCATGCGTATTGAATTAGCAAAATTATTATTACAAAAGCCGGATGTTTTGTTGTTAGATGAGCCTACCAATCACTTGGATATTGAAGCGATTCAATGGTTGGAAGAATTCATGGAGACTTTCCCCGGTGCAGTTGTATTAATTAGTCACGATAAAACATTTTTAGATAACGTTACCAATCGTACCATTGAAATTGTAAACCAAAAAATTTACGATTATAAAACCAATTACTCTCGTTATTTGGTGTTGCGTAAAGAACGTAAAGAACAACAAGAAAACGCCGCTAAGAATCAGCAAAAAATCATTGATCAAACCGAAGTGTTGATTGATAAATACCGTGCAAAAGCCAATAAAGCTTCCTTTGCTCAATCGTTAATCAAAAAACTCGATCGCATGGAGCGCGTTGAGGTGGATGAAGATGATACAGCAGCTATGTACTTCCGTTTTCCTCCTCCGGCGCACAGTGGTAAAATCGTGATAACAGCTGAGCATGCAGGTAAAGAGTATGGTGAAAAAAGAATTTTCTCCGATGCTAATTTTATCATCACCAAAGGTGAACGTATTGGTTTTGTTGGAAGAAATGGTGAAGGAAAATCGACCATGATGAAAATGATTGCGAAGAAAGTACAACACGAAGGAACCGTGCAGTTAGGGCATAGCGTGATGATGGGCTATTTCGAGCAAGATCAGGAAGAGAAGTTGGATGGAGATAAAACAGTTTTTCAAACCATCGACGATTTAGCGGTGGGCGATATCCGTAAACGCGTTAGAAATTTATTAGGTGCTTTTTTATTTAGCGGCGAAGACATTGACAAAAAAGTGAAGGTGTTGAGTGGGGGAGAGCGCGGACGATTAGCCTTGTGTAAATTATTATTAGAGCCTTACAATTTGTTATTGTTAGATGAGCCAACCAATCACTTGGATATTCGTTCGAAGGAAATTTTGAAGCAAGCCTTATTGGATTACGAAGGAACCATTGTTATGGTAAGTCACGATCGTGATTTCATGAAAGGAATGTGTACACGTTTATTTGAATTCAGAGATGGCCACGTTAAAGAACATTTGGGAGGTATCGAAGAGTTTATGGAGTTACGAAAGGTGGAGCGTTTGAATGAATTGGATTTAGATAAAAAAGTTGCTGCCGTAAAGAAGGAAGCCGTAGTTGAAAAAAAACAAGTGGTTGATTCTAATGAGCAGGAACAAAAACAAATTCGCAATCAAATAAAAAAAGTAGAAAGTGAAATTGAAAGACTGGAAGCAGAAATAAAAAAATGCGATGATAAACTTTCTAATACTGAAACCTATAATCAGTTAGTTAACGATAAAACCTTTTTTGACAATTATAACAAATTGAAAACTTCTCTCGAGGCTGAAATGCAGAAATGGGAAGACTTATCTGCGAAATTAGGTTAA